AGTTGCCCCAATTACAACGGAATTGCCTCATGAACAACGACATAgaacttttgaaaagctATCCCGGTGTATCACAAGTGGAACAAGTCTTGGACAAGTATGAGTATCCCCCGCTTCCATTGATTAGTGCTTTGTTGAACTATAGTATTCCACAGATCTACGTGTCATTACCGAAAACTGCAGAGGCCAAATTGAGATGCATGTTTCAAACATTGATAGGTTTGGGTAATCTACTTGCAAAAGTATCAACTTTACTGAAGGTATCAGCTAATGATCATGAGTTGAAGCTATATTACAACTTTTTACAATCGTTGGCAGATGAACAACTCTTTACAAACATCACGAAAAATAGAAAACCTCTTGAGTTGAGAGAGGTCGACAAACTTGTATTCAAAGGAAAATTCTTGGCCATTGTGAATGAAGTTGGCATATCTAAAGGTTGGGGTATCACCAATGAGGTTTTAAAGTCATCCAAGTCGTATGCAAATTACCTATCAAGAGGAATATCTGAATTGTACAGGCAAAATCTACAACCAGACATGTTCGTACTTTCAGTCTTGAATTTTGGCACTGAGCTGTTTACGGAATTCTTCGAAGTGttcttcaactttgatAAGTGGAAGTACTTTCAAGAAACGCTCCTTCGTTTAAAGGAGTTTCAGAGAAAGGGTTACATCAAAAAGCTACTATTAATATATATTGCGCGAATTGTTAATGAAGCCAACATCGTCCCCATTTACAATATTTTAAAATTCACTTGTGGGTATATAGATGACAATGGTATTGAAAGTGTCGTTTTAAGATCTAACAAGTCGCTAACACAATTGGTGGCTGCCATACTATCACAAAAGGAGGGTCGCAACAAGGACCACGTAATTTTAAGtcagttgcaaaaatggACGGACCCAACCTACATCAAAAACGAGCCTATAACAATTCAAGAATCCAGAACTTTTCTTATTCTCCAATTAATTTCTAGGCGGCAAGATTGTGAATTTTTGAAAGGATTGacaaagaacaaaataTGCCTTGAGGGTATAAGTAATCATCTCCAATCATTTTCGGAGAACGTGAGGTCTCTTGGAATCATTCTAGCTGACAGAGTATGTGAGCTTAGCGGGGaagacaaaattttcaagtcTGCAAATCTTGGTCATGACTTTATTGAATTATTGACGCCCGTGGTACAACTTGATGATATGAATGATGACGATGCTTGGAAAGCCTTGTATCAAGAAGATACTGAATCACTTATTCCCAAACCAGTCAATATAAATACCACACTCAACCAGAACATCACAGTGAAAGACACttcagatgatgatgatgatgatgatgatgatgcatcCCAACCTCAAAAAATCAAGATTCCAGATCCCATATACGTGAAAGATTTGATATCATACATCACGGTAGATACAAAAAATCCCCAGGCGTACGACATGCGACGAGTTGCTTTGATGCAAGGTCCTACTCTTTTACGGCAAAAATTTCGTCATGGCagtgaagttgaattttattCCCAGGATTTGCTAGCAAACCTCATTGCTTTGGACAACTTTTACAATGATcctgattttgatgatttaaagTTGGTCAATATGGTCAGCGTTATAGTTACAAATCCAAATGTGACATTTTACATGTTTGGGTTATTGTTGGCTGGTGATTATTCTTTACAGCAGAGAATGTTTATCTTGTCCTCTACATCATTGGCTGCGCGTGAGCTACGTGGTATAAAGGATGATATTGTCTCAAAGTCATTTACTGAAAAGTCATTTCCAACGAAGCAACTTCCTCAAAGATTACATAACAAGTATATTGGTCAAGGTGGAACAAAATACAtggatcaaattgaaattgggcTTCAGGATTCACTTATGCATCAAGCTTCAAGTGATGCCCAAGATCAAATGCTAGGTAAAGGTAAATTGGTGCGCATTTCACGATCTCTTACTCGACCAAAAGATGTTCAACCAAGTGAAAAACCTATCATACCtaatttttacaaaatcatcGGCacaaatttcttctttcctttGCTTAATGTCTGGTACGAGTCTGGATCGATTGATATTGGACATTACTCGCCAATATTCATTGCGCATTATATTAAGACATTGAGTTTACTACTTCACGTCGCCTACCCATCGTCCACGCAACTCAAAGATATGATTAAGGAGTTTTTGTTATTATCGTGTGCTGTGATCCGAAAAGTTACTCTAGAAGAAATTCAGGTGATTGAATCAATCCTTACTGGGATTTTGCTAATATTGGAGCTCATTGATGCCGAATTTTTGGTTCTAAACTTTAACGATGAAGTAGTGTTGGTGTACAATTGGTTAACCATGACATGGGAGGGAATCATTGATAATAGGATAAAAAGTCTTGCAGCTGGTTTGTTATTGAAGTTGCAGGAAGTGTCAAAGAAATTCGAGAGAACATTGATTGACCAAGATTATGGTCTTTATTGAGCTCTATTTACAGTTATGTACACAAGATCATCTAGCTTTTCCACTGCCAGCCCTTATCACAAGGACATCACCATCTTCCACTTCGTACTTTTTCCCGTTTCTATATTGTTTCCCCATCAgcttcaacttgttttcatcaaacacCTCCATCGGCGCCAAGTTGTCCCATTTGTAAACTActgaattgatgaatgtCTTTTGTAGGTCCGTGTGGATCAACCCAGCAGCATCTGGTGCTAAGCTACCCTTTCTGATTGTCCATTGTCTAGACTCTATATCTCCACAAGTGTAgaatgaaatcaaatgcaAGGAATCACGCATCTCCCGAATAGCTGTAGGAATAATCAGCTCCTTACTTTGTGCTTCACCATTGTTTAATGCATGTTCATACTCAGCGCTAAACATGATGAGCTTATCGTTTCTAGAGTGAGTATTGATCCAGTTTTGAACTCTATCCCAGAACTGATTAGTGCCCGCAATATAATCACTTTTCGACACATTCAATAGATACACAGTTGGCTTTGCTgttaacaaattcaaaccatTGATATATTctatttcttcatctgtCCAAACGCCATCAATTACCTTGACTCCGTTATACAAACAATCACTCAATTTTTCTAAAATTTCCaagttttttgtttcatgGGTTTGATTTggctttttcaaattcttggTACTCTTCTCCATCTCAACTTCGATgaattccaaatctttcaaaatcaattcatcattaacaATAACCAAATCTCGAACCGGATCGACTTTATTCTCCTCGATATGTATAATCTCATCATCTACAAACCCACGAACAATTTGAAGTATCCCATCAACTTGACGAATATCATTTAAGAACTTGTTGCCCAATCCGGCACCGGAACTGGAATTTCTCGTCAATCCAGCGATATCCCAGACAGTTAAATTGGTAGGAACTTTCTTTTGTGAGTTGTAGATGCGCTGGTAGTGATCCAATTTTTCGGAAGGCACTTGAACTATGGACTTTTCAGGCTCAATTGTTGCATAAGGGTAGTTGGCCGGGTTCCCCAATGTAGATTTTGTGATGGCTTGAAAAAAAGTAgattttccaacatttgCTAATCCAACAAGTCCCGCGGATAGATTGTTTGATGGACGGCCTAGATATTTCTTGGCAGTCGTTGGTACGGGTTGTTTGGCTAGTCGAAGAGCCGTGGTGGTGAGTGTTCGTATCTGCATGTTGTTTGTGGTTGTATCAATTCATCggtatttttcaaaacttttcGCAGTTTGTAACAACACAACTACACAGAGGACCATACATTTGCccattcaaaaatgaaattttacCCTTGTCAAACTATAGATACTGTCTTTTATTAAACTACGAATAACTCTAATCTTATCTACTCCAACACAAACGCGTACTTTGAGCTAGCCCTAATCTTTCTTCCAAACATGTAGAACAAAACTGGCACCGGAATCATGACGGCACCCAAACACCCTAATAGTGTGCTAGCCCATTGAATCTTCATATTAACAAACATTTGTCTTGCAAAAAGTGGGAAAGCTGCTCCAAATGCCGATCTAAGAAATGTGTTACCAGCCAACGCGGATGCAGCATACAACAAATAACAATCAATGATGTAATTGAAACATGGCAAGAATATCAACATAAGACCATTGCCAACAAAGAATGCTCCTATAGTAGGCACTATCCAATGAACTTTGTCGCCGAAAGCACCGCTCCAACCGAGCCAAAACATACCACCAGTGAACGTTACTCCGCCAATCATCATTGGTGGCAATCTTTCTTCTGGAATTGGTTTACCATTGTTCCTATCCATTGCTTGATTGTACCGTTTTTCAAACCATATAACAATAAATCCACCCAGAAGTGTACCTAAAAGCATTGATATGTAGGGTAATTCACCAACACCTTGAGACCACCCATACTTTCCTATAAAAATCAATGGAACTGCGGTTAAGAACAAATACAACATACCATAAATAAAAGCGTTGTACAAAGTaatcaagaacaaaatAGGCTCAGTGAATAACATCTTCAAGGGACGTAAAACGTTGTTTTGAGCGATTTCTTTGATACTCAATGACACCTCATCATGGGGTGCGTAGATTGCCCAATTACCTGTTCTTCTCCTTAATTCTTCGGCTCTTCTTGCAAGAATGATAGGATGATGGGTTTCCTCTAGGCAGAAGATACTCATCACAAACGACAAAGCGCCCACGATACCACAAAAGTATGACGTCCATCTCCAACCCAAAGCAGAATTTTTGACAGTAAATCCACCAAGAATTGGTGCAAGCATGGGACCTCCAAACAATACCATAGCAAACAAAGTAATAGCTGTACCTCTCGTTCTTGCACCAAACATATCTGCCATCACAGCAGGGGCAACAACCAATGGTGCCGCCCCAACGAAACCAGCAAAGAACCGACATATCATTATTGTCTGTAAATCTTTGGCCGTAGCTACTGCAAAAGAGAATAAGGTATATCCTAGTGAGCTGGGAagcaaaatcattttccTTCCGAATAACTCAGACAAGGGACCATAAATCACAGGTCCGGCTGcaaatccaaaaacaaacaatgatgTACCCAAAGTTGCAACCGTTGATCCTATGTGAAAGACCTGCATTAACTCTTCAGAAGCTTCGGCAAACAATGCTGATCCAATACTAACACAAAATGCACTCAATCCCACCGTTGTGGTATACCAAATTTTAGTCCTAAGTCTCCAATTCTTAGGATGGCCGGGGTCATGGTCACCATCAAATTGGACAACGTAGGGATCCCTGGTTCCCAAATGTATAGGATATGGTCTCCCGCCTCCCATTGGAGGCAAGGGTTTAGAACTATTCGTTGCCTGTTGGATCAAGTTGTCATAATCTGTAGTTAACCGCGATGCTTTTCTCGACAAAGCAATATCTGATTCATAGTGGAAGTCTTCATCGGGAGTCGGATAGTTATCATCAGTGCCACTGCGGTGTTTATGTGGGCTTTCCAAATCTTGGCCTACAAAATCTTGAAGTGGTTGTTCATCGTCCTGTTTCCTTTCCTTGGACGAGTCGGCCGAGGGGCTACTTGTTGCTGACATTTGAACTCCTTCGTTTACTGCACTCATTGACCGATAATGCAATACTATGCCAGTGGTAATGTATAGATTGCTTGAGTCAAAAGAACAGTGAACGTGCAGGACGCTTCAACTAAATAAGCCTGACATGAAATTAAATCCTACATCCACATGCCCGGCGTTAAAACTGGAAATTTAGTAATTGTCACAGGAAAAGTCTAACTAGTTTGCCTTCTGACAATAGCTAAACACTTGCATATGAGCTGATCATTGTATTTATGACTTTATTACAATTCCCGATGTCTTCCCCCCAATAAAGGAGTTTAATTTTACTCTTTTAAGAACAATTGCCTGTTTTGTGTAAgattcttttgtttttgttttcctgtacatttgaaatttagCCTTACCAAAAGTTTTTCCACCAATCACTAAATGGTTCTATGATTTTAAGTTCAAGAAAACCTCGGCATAGTATGGACCGAGCAAATGATGGCATAGCACATAAGGACATAGTTTGCATAACGCGTTCGGTAAGTAATACCCTTTCACTCTTACCACCACTCATGCTCCTTTATGTCTGCATCAATTTGCTACGTTCTAACCTCAACCGTGATTGTTACATCAGAGCCTTCGAGTGGAAACAACctcaaatttcaattttagcACATTTGCTCTCCTTTTTCTGTTGCTGTTCCAAATGACTGCTCGGTCGGATTGTATGAGATCTACCACCTGTCTATAACATGTTCCTAGAATCAGGGGGTCCTTTCGGTGCACCGCAATCGGAGTTATCACAACGACAAAAGTGGGGGTTCCTTTCTCACACGGAGTTAAAtttataaacaaaagaggGGCTGACATTTatagttttgtgtaatttaTGATTTCGTTCTACTCAAGCACTCTTTTGCTCTGTTAGGAGATGCATACGTAATGACGGCTCAAAATGAGTGCAATGGGAGCAGACAAGATTGTGGAACTGGTTACTAGATCTTTAGCTATTTCACCAGAAACATTAATGGGCGGAGTTCTGAGAGCTTCCTCTTTGGGACAAAAGTTTGGGTGTCTTCCTTGCTAGAGTGGGCACTGCTTAAAACTTGATAGCTCTATCAAAGATACGAGAATTGTTCTACTACGACCTAATGGATTCGAATACACCTACTCTTATGACTGTAGTCCAATTGTGCTAAAAAAACCTCTGTAAACATAAAACAGGTCTGGGTATCATACTTGTCTCTTGTAATTTGATTGTGGAAACGAATTATGTTACACAAGAGAGTACTTCGGCCGTGAAGAGTTATCAAAGGAGAGCCCAATAATGTCTCTTGGTTTGTCTTCGTAATTGATCATAATCGaacaacaactttattTTAAAGTTGGCATTCAAATTTAGCAAATAGTGAGGCAGAATATTATAAAGTTCAAAAAACTGGGAAACAACCTAAAGGTGAATAGATTCAAACATTCATAGAAGTGAAGTACAACCTTTCCGAAAAAGTAAGCCACTCTTTTTCTCATTCTGAAGTTTCTACTAACATTGAGTCAGGCTTGAAGTTACGCATGTGGATCGGCCAAATTTTTCGGGTGTTAGGTCACGGCACTTAGCTCATGTGTCCACGAATTACAAACACTTCTTTGCATTTTGACACTTTAAGGACTACAATATCGAAACAAAGTAGTTGATCCGGTATAGTAAAAGATATATAGGCAATTTTGATGCACAATTCGACCTaaaattggcaatttcAATGCTAATTTTGCTTCCGAAATCGGcaagaaaaattaaacatCGGCACAAAAGGAGCATTTTGTGTCATGCTGTCTCTTAAGAACGCTGAATTACGGTGCACAGCGCCGGCCCTGCTAGCTAAGCGGATGAATTGTCAAATATTTCGCTTACTTATAAATATACTCACCTCATTATACAAACTACTTCATAGCATACTTTGACTTACTTCTGATGTAAGCACCATATTTGTAAAACAAGAATGGCACAGGAATCATCAATGCACCCAAACAACCTAGTAATGTAGCAGCCCATTTTATGGTTAAATTGGTAAACATTTGAGTGGTGAAAAGCGGGAATGCAGCACCGAATGCAGATCTAATGAAAGTATTTCCTGCCAATGCCGAAGCTGCAACGTATAAATAACAGTCGATGATGTAGTTCATAGTGGGCAAGAAGATCAACATCAATCCATTACCGACAAAGAAAGCACCAATGACGGGGACGATCCAGTGGACATGTTCGGCGTAATCACCAGTCCAGCCTAGCCAAAAGATACCAATGACAAAAGTAAATCCTCCAATCATGATTGGTGGCAATCTTGCTTCTGGGGTTGGCTTTAATCCTTTATCTACCTTCTTGTTTAATCTCATTTCAAAGTACACAATGGTCAACCCACCGGAGAAAACACCAAGCAACATAGACAAATAAGGCAACTCACCCACACCTTGCGACCAATGGTAACGACCAGTAAACACAAGTGGGATAACCGTCAAAAAGGCATAAAGCATACCATAGATGAATGCATTATAAATACTAACAAGGAAAATGATTGGTTCTGTAAACAACAACCTCAAAGGTCtcaaaatattgttttggGCAATTTCTTTCAAACTCAAAGAAACCTCCTCATGTGGAGCAAATATACCCCAATTACCAGTTTTTCTTCTCAATAATTCCGCTTTTCTAACCAACAAAACAGGATGATGCGTTTCTTGCAACAAGAATGTGTTCATAACCAATGCCAAACATCCAATCAATGCAGATATGTACGATGTCCATCTCCAGCCCAAAGCAGAGTTTTTAACAATAAAACCACCCAAAATTGGCGCCAACATAGGCCCACCAAACAATACACATGCAAACACAGAAATTGCTAGACCTCTGACTCTTGCcttgaacaaatcaacCATTACTGCTGGTGCCACAACTAAAGGAGCAGCACCAATGAAACCAGCAAAGAAACGACACAACATGATTGTTTGTAAATCTTTGGCAGTTGCAACACCAAACAGGAAACTAACATATCCAAGACATGAAACTACCATCACCGGTTTTCTACCGAACAATTCTGACAAAGGCCCATATACCACAGGACCTGCAGCAAAGCCAAACACAAATAAAGACGTGGCTAACGCGGCAACGGAAGTTCCAATATGGTAtatttcttccaattcagcGCTCCCTTCTGAGAACATCGCAGATCCCATTGATAAAGACAAAGCCGCCAAAGCGACTGAGGCACTATACATCAACTTTTTCCAAAGCGGATAATTATGAGGATGATACGGATCGTTTAACCCATCAAATGCGACACAGTATGGTGTTCTATCTGGCAACATTGGCGGGAAAGGGATATTTTCTCCCATTGAGAGTGCAACATCACGGTCATATTCCTGTTGTAGTAGAGAAGTGGTATTTGTGACTCTTCTTGAAAGTTCTCGAGATAATTGTGCATTCGTTTCTAGTCTGGATAACTCATCACCATCTCTTGGATAGTAGTAATCTGACACTGGTTCAGCTTCATTCTGGTTTCCCTTCTCTATATCATGACCTTCGAATGGCTTTAGCTCTGAACTCTCATCCTCGTTTTCAgtgtttgttttgatcGAAGATAGATTCGATCCAGTTGTGTCTTGGTGTCTTTCAGCGTAGTGTGGATGATCCTCAACAACTTGTTCTACACCTTGACCTTGTTGGGGTTGCGTATTTGTATTGTGTTGTGAGGTATTTTGCTCAGGAGCTGTATCATTCAACGATACAGAAACGAGAGGCATTGTGATGCTCTTCAATTAATGGTGGAAAAATATATGTATTTTGGGGCGCTTAGCAAATAAAGTAGGGTATTATGCCTTTAGACAGTCACTGTTTGACTCAGTAGATGTAGCGGAAACTCTGGATAAAGTTGAATCGAAGAAAAGAGGAAtgtgatgaaaaagaattctCTTTAATAAGGATGAAATGAGTTCTTTGCGTTTATTTATATATTATGTAAAACTTGCTTTCttaagaaaaattttttattaaTTGTTTCACAGACAGGactaaagaaaaagaaaagaatttaaGCCTTCAGTTTGTGGACACAATAGGGTTTATTAAACAGAAAATAATTCCGTTTACCAATATTTATAACTAGCATCGGCTTTAAATAATTTAGTTTTCAGTATTGAAAGGCTTTACGTCATATAGTATATTACTGAATTATCGAATCAGCTTCTATTCAGTAATCTATTTTACCGATTTATACCTAACGAAAACTATTGTCGATTCTGAACAGAAAATAATAAATCCGGTCATCGTTTTCCGACATCAGCCCGGATTTAATCGATTGTTAATTTGCTTGGCAAATCCCCAGACAATCAGATATAAAAGAGAGTGCTCATTTCGCAAGATGACCAGTGTTGCGAAGAGGGCCCTGCTTGGTTATGATGCTGCTCACAGCGACCTGTTAGTCTGCAACTTTGTTCCTGTCAACAAGTTATCGACAAATGCGATGTCTAATTTAAATTTCGTGCAGCAAACCAAGACCACTAAATAATTCAACTGGATGTGCAGCATATGAGATACACATTAATCAGAAAGATTCATTTATACAACTCTATTAACCATTGGTGAGATTTGGTCGCTTTTCTGTCATTTTAAAACCGTGATCTAAGTTTCCTCattgaatttcattttATGGCGTTTCGACAcctttttcttcctttgttttgatttcaaaaatttctcttttacttttaatttttttcgGGATTACCAATCTCGGTATTGTTAACGCCGTTCCCGTATTACTAGgtcaaactcaacaattttagGCTTGCTTGCATTTTAGTTTTTGTGGTATTGATTAACGATGCTCGGGAATAACATCTCCTTACCACCGAAAACATCAACGACGTCGTTCAGATTACATTCTTTATCTCTTTCATGAAGCATTGACACctatttttcaataccaTCTAAAATCTATATAAGTGCGATAGACTCTATTTCATAGCATATTTCGATTTATGTCTAACGGCTGCTCCATACTTGTAGAAAATAAACGGCAATGGAATCATCAACACACTCAAACCTCCTAACAATGTAGCGGCCCATTTAACGGTCAAGTTGTTAAACATTTGTGTAGTAAATAGTGGAAAAGCAGCACCAAATGAAGACCTAAGAAAGGTATTTCCAGCTAAAGCAGATGCAGCAATATATAAATAGCAGTCGATGATATAGTTCATGGTGGGCAAGAAGATCAACATCAATCCATTACCAACGAAAAACGCACCAATGACGGGGACGATCCAGTGGACATGTTCAGCATAATCACCAGTCCAGCCTAGCCAAAAGATACCAATGACAAATGCAAACCCTCCAATCATAACTGGGGGTAATCTTGCCTCTGGAGCAGATTTCTTCCCAGTAGCATCCATCTTTCTGTTCAATAAATGCTCGGAATATACAATGATCGCACCCCCCGAAAACACTCCGAGCAACATTGATACATATGGTAATTCTCCAACACCCTGTGACCAGTGATATCTACCTGAAAAGATTATAGGGATTACCGTCAACAAAGCATAAAGCATACCATAGGCAAACGCATTGTAGATACTGACTAGGAAAACAATTGGCTCCGTGAAAAGCAACTTCAATGGCCTCATGATATTGTTCCTCACAATCTCATTCAAACTTAATGATACTTCTTCATGTGGTGCAAAAATACCCCAATTACCTGTATGTCTTCGCAACAATTCCGCTTTTCTGACTAACAACACCGGATGATGTGTCTCTTTTAAAATAAAAGCATTCATCACCAAGGACAAGCACCCGATGATCCCTGACATATACAAAGTCCATCTCCAGCCTagatttggatttttgaCAATAAACCCACCCAATATAGGAGCAATCATGGGTCCACCAAATAACACACACGCAAATACCGACATTGCCATTCCCCTCACTCTCGCTTTAAACATATCAACCATTACAGCTGgagcaacaacaaatggtGCACTGCCAGTAAACCCGGAAAAGTAACGACAAATCATAATCGTTTGCAAGTCCTTAGCGGTGGCTGCAGCAAACAGGAAACAAACATATCCAAAACATGAAATTACCATGATGGGTTTTCTGCCAAATAGTTCACTCATTGGGCCATGTATAACTGGCCCGGCAGCAAAaccaaacacaaacaacGAAGTACCCAACGCGACAACTGAGTCACCAACATGATATATAGCCATGACTTCTTTAGTACCTTGAGAAAACATAGATGAGcccattgaaaaagaaaatgctGCCATTGCAACAGAAGCACTATACAACAtctttttgtaaaatgGGAGGTTATGTGGGTGGCAGGGATCGTCCAAACCATTGAAGGAGACACAGTACGGAGTTCTATCTGGTAACTTTGGTGGGAAAGGGATATTCTCTCCCATAGAAAGGTCAGTATTACCATAGTCTTGCAATAGGAAGGATCCCGTATTAGTGATTTTTCTTGAAAGCTCGCGTGATAATTGAGCGTTCAATTCAATCCTTGACAACTCATCCCCGTCTCTTGGATAGTCATACATTGAGGGATGATGTTCAGCTTTAGTCTCTCCAGCTTCAAGGTCTTCACCCAAATAAGCATTTTGCTCGTCAGTTTTCTCTTCAGAAGTGTTGAGGTGAGAAGAATAATTTGTTTGTGTGGAGCTTCGAGATGATGATTGAGAGTGATTGATGGGCTCGTCATGTGATGTAGATGCTCCTCCCACTACACCTTGTTGATTCATTCTCCCCAAACTGTCCACTAATATTTCCCCTTGATCACTTGAACGATTTGTATTTTCAACCatgatcaaaaatttttactCAATTGTAATAAACGTTTTAATATTATAAACCGGTTATATCCTTTTCTTAATACCTtggacaagaaaaaaatagagGGAAAAGTTTGTACACCACGTTGAACCACATAtgtttatatatattctCCATTTTACAGAAATAACCGTGGAAAGGATTAGTAATTCAGGGAGAGGCGTGTACGTGGCACACAAAATCGGGATTGTTGAAATGATAAATCCGATCGCCTCAACAGCCaataaaaatgaaatcTGTTCACAGGAACAGTAAAAATCATAATAGGGAGTTAATAAAAGCGAATGAACGGAGTTGTGTTATCCGCTACTTTCTTAGTAATAATCCTTTGTTTAATTCTCATGCATGTTGCCGACTGTAAATTATGCGTAATCGGATTTATTAATCCCACTAAGTGCGCCCGCAGGACAGAAGTCGGAATTGCCATCACCACCACGGTATAATCGGCATTGTTGGTAAAAAAATATCCAATCAAAGCTGGTGTGATACACTGGGAAACCAAATTTATAAATGCCATCTATTAATGACGACCAATCGCAATCAAGAGCGAGTGTTGTAGTACCATTCATCACTTGAACCCACACAATTACTCAATATTGCCACAGCAACTCAAGACACTTCAGGACTGTACACAATACCTGTCCATATCTATCTTCAACCTCATTTACACCCCCTCTTCGTTATTATCATTTGGTGCTTAGTAATATGGCTTTGGACTACTGAAAATGTGTAATTTGCTCATAAGcttttcaagaaaaatttaaagCCGCGTGGAACGGAATTAGTTCAAACTTTAAAACTTTTTTCAGTAATTCCACCAACTTATCACCGTTTTTCCGAAACATGtgtcttcaaaatcaaaattctATACCCAATTGAAAGTTCACTTGATTTGTTTTACGAAATTGGATGGATTGCAATGTCACACTGTTTCCTATTATGAACGAAATAATTGAACATAAGGCTATATCGCGACGATGAATATTCTACACTAACACCGTTTGATTCAAACATTCAAATTCCTAGCATGTACTAATCTAGAATCTCAAGCAGCGAATTGATTCCCGAAAGAGAGAAGAGCCTGCGAGTGAAATCCTAGGTTTCTTTGAT
The sequence above is a segment of the Candida orthopsilosis Co 90-125, chromosome 8 draft sequence genome. Coding sequences within it:
- a CDS encoding Flu1 multidrug efflux pump of the plasma membrane; this translates as MSAVNEGVQMSATSSPSADSSKERKQDDEQPLQDFVGQDLESPHKHRSGTDDNYPTPDEDFHYESDIALSRKASRLTTDYDNLIQQATNSSKPLPPMGGGRPYPIHLGTRDPYVVQFDGDHDPGHPKNWRLRTKIWYTTTVGLSAFCVSIGSALFAEASEELMQVFHIGSTVATLGTSLFVFGFAAGPVIYGPLSELFGRKMILLPSSLGYTLFSFAVATAKDLQTIMICRFFAGFVGAAPLVVAPAVMADMFGARTRGTAITLFAMVLFGGPMLAPILGGFTVKNSALGWRWTSYFCGIVGALSFVMSIFCLEETHHPIILARRAEELRRRTGNWAIYAPHDEVSLSIKEIAQNNVLRPLKMLFTEPILFLITLYNAFIYGMLYLFLTAVPLIFIGKYGWSQGVGELPYISMLLGTLSGGFIVIWFEKRYNQAMDRNNGKPIPEERLPPMMIGGVTFTGGMFWLGWSGAFGDKVHWIVPTIGAFFVGNGLMLIFLPCFNYIIDCYLLYAASALAGNTFLRSAFGAAFPLFARQMFVNMKIQWASTLLGCLGAVMIPVPVLFYMFGRKIRASSKYAFVLE
- a CDS encoding Ylf2 protein (S. cerevisiae homolog YLF2 localizes to mitochondrion), producing the protein MQIRTLTTTALRLAKQPVPTTAKKYLGRPSNNLSAGLVGLANVGKSTFFQAITKSTLGNPANYPYATIEPEKSIVQVPSEKLDHYQRIYNSQKKVPTNLTVWDIAGLTRNSSSGAGLGNKFLNDIRQVDGILQIVRGFVDDEIIHIEENKVDPVRDLVIVNDELILKDLEFIEVEMEKSTKNLKKPNQTHETKNLEILEKLSDCLYNGVKVIDGVWTDEEIEYINGLNLLTAKPTVYLLNVSKSDYIAGTNQFWDRVQNWINTHSRNDKLIMFSAEYEHALNNGEAQSKESIIPTAIREMRDSLHLISFYTCGDIESRQWTIRKGSLAPDAAGLIHTDLQKTFINSVVYKWDNLAPMEVFDENKLKSMGKQYRNGKKYEVEDGDVLVIRAGSGKAR
- a CDS encoding Tpo2 polyamine transport protein, coding for MVENTNRSSDQGEILVDSLGRMNQQGVVGGASTSHDEPINHSQSSSRSSTQTNYSSHLNTSEEKTDEQNAYLGEDLEAGETKAEHHPSMYDYPRDGDELSRIELNAQLSRELSRKITNTGSFLLQDYGNTDLSMGENIPFPPKLPDRTPYCVSFNGLDDPCHPHNLPFYKKMLYSASVAMAAFSFSMGSSMFSQGTKEVMAIYHVGDSVVALGTSLFVFGFAAGPVIHGPMSELFGRKPIMVISCFGYVCFSFAAATAKDLQTIMICRYFSGFTGSAPFVVAPAVMVDMFKARVRGMAMSVFACVLFGGPMIAPILGGFIVKNPNLGWRWTLYMSGIIGCLSLVMNAFILKETHHPVLLVRKAELLRRHTGNWGIFAPHEEVSLSLNEIVRNNIMRPLKLLFTEPIVFLVSIYNAFAYGMLYALLTVIPIIFSGRYHWSQGVGELPYVSMLLGVFSGGAIIVYSEHLLNRKMDATGKKSAPEARLPPVMIGGFAFVIGIFWLGWTGDYAEHVHWIVPVIGAFFVGNGLMLIFLPTMNYIIDCYLYIAASALAGNTFLRSSFGAAFPLFTTQMFNNLTVKWAATLLGGLSVLMIPLPFIFYKYGAAVRHKSKYAMK